The Glycine max cultivar Williams 82 chromosome 3, Glycine_max_v4.0, whole genome shotgun sequence sequence ACCCAACCCTctgaatattcttttttattttgtaaaaattaacatttttaagaataataattaatttttcccTAAACTTTATAAGTATATAATGACTAAATGTACTTAAAAGAGGACGAGGGCGAGGACGAGGGCGGCCGGCTAAAATTCCGGTGCCACCGTCAACAACTACTCAAAAATCACCACCGAAATTGAACCCGGAACCTAGCAATGCTAGTCATGAAGTTACTGTTGAAGACTATGTGAGCTCTGAGGATGATGAATCTGAAGAAACCCCAATTCCTTCAGCTAACCTACCGAACTGCAATGTACCAGAGAAACCTAAAGAGGAGACGAACGGAAATAAGGTACCAAGAAAGCTATGGACTGATGTAATTAGTGGAAATCGTAAGCCTGAGAATGGGATGGCTCTTGAGTTTTTTGCTTCAAAGATTGTGGAAGGAAAGCCGATTGCTGAAATTGAACCTGAAGACATCATTGGTGAGCTTAAATATTGGGAATCTGCTTTGATTATGTATGTCATAGGGAGAGATCTTAGTATGAATTCTGTTAAGCAATTCATGGAAAAGAATTGGAGTTTTGTGAAATTGCCAGATCTGTTCTATAATGATGAAGGATACTTCATTATGCGTTTCCAGTCTTCCCAGGACAAGGATGAAATTTTATCGAAGGGTCCTTACACAATTATGAACATGACTATGCTCCTTAGAGATTGGTCCCCTGAGTTTAATCTAAAGAGAGACATGCTGAGAACAATCCCTATCTGGATTAAGCTTCCTCAATTACCTTTATACCTTTGGGGTGCAAAAACCATGGGGAAAATTGGTAGTATACTGGGAAAACCGATAGTTACAGATGAATGCAAAGCTCAAAGGCTGAGAATCTCTTATGCTAGAATGTTAGTGGAGATTGATATCACCCAAGAAATGCCAAAGGAAGTCACTATTGCTGATAATGAAGGGCATGAGTTAATTCAAGCTGTGGAGTATGAATGGAAACCGAAGTACTGtggaaagtgtaaaaagtttgGACATGTGTGTGAAAAACCTAAAGTCAGAAAAGAGAAAGTTTGGGTACCAAAACCTACTCTGAAAAGTAATGAGCAAGAGGAAAGGGGGCCTAGCAATAAGGAGACACAGATGATCAACACTACTAATACTGAGGACCTGGTTTCAGAGTGGACTACAGTACAGAAGGCAGGAAAAAAGACAGTTACTGATACAGGTACAATGCAGAAAGCTGGAAAGAAGATAATTACTGATACAGGTACCTCTGAATTGAATTGCTCTAATGGATTTGGCCTGCTAGGAGTTGTGAATGACTCTCTAGTAGTGCAGGAGAAAGTGCCATGATGATTTCTTGGAACATTAGGGGACTAAATAAGGTTGGTAAGACGATAGAGATCAGTTCCCGTCTCAAGAGTCTCAACCCCACTATTATTGTTCTTCTTGAAACTCGAGTAAGAAAGAATAAAGCTCTTACTGTTAGAAATAAACTCAATCTGAATATGAAGTATCTGGATAACTATGATAAGCATGAAAATGGGAGAATCTGGTTTATTTGGGATGATAGCAAAGTTATGATCAAGCACATTTGTAGTACTTCTCAGCTGATTCACTGTGGTGTCTATAATCCCAATGGTGATTTCTTGCATTGGTGCACGGCTATTTATGCTCTTAATCACTTAGATGATAGAAGGAAGCTTTGGAAAGATATCGAAGATCTCAGAGTTCAGCAGGCTGATCCTTGGTGTCTTTTGGGCGATTTCAACAATGTTCTAAAGGCTGAAGATAGAATTGGTGGCAGAGATGTAATTGAGTCTGAATATGTTGATCTGAGAGAGATGATGTCTAGAGTTGGTTTGTATGAAATGGATACTTGTGGAGATTTCTTTACTTGGACCAACAAACAAGCTGATAATACCATATACTCTAGGATTGACAGATTTTTGGGTAATCTCAATTGGCTGCAAATGCATATTGATTCCACTTTAAAAATTTTGGCTCCTAGTGTTTCAGACCATGCCCTTATGTTTCTCAGTTGTAAAGATCAAAGTAGCAGGCTCAGGGGTAGATTTAAGTACAGAAACAGTCTGGCTAGGTTGAATGGTTTCCATGATGAAGTTAAGAAGAATTGGAACTTGGGTGTACATGGTAATCCTATGTATAAACTTTGGACTAAGCTCAGTAGACTTCAATCTGTTCTGAAAAACCTCAGCAGTCCTCTAAATGGCCTAAGGGAGAAAATTGATGAAGCTAGAAGAAACTTGCAGCAAGCTCATGAAGATCTATGCAGAGATAGATTCAATGTGGATAACATTAACAGGGTAAAGGACAGGACTTCTGAGCTTCTTCAACTCAATGAGTTGGAGGACAATGATTTGAGACAAAAGGCTAAGATTAATTGGATTCGTCAGGGGGATGGTAATAACAGCTACTTTCATGCTACTATCAAAGGTAGATATAAGCATAATGCTATCAGATCTCTGATTAAAGAGGATGGGAGCTGCATAACTTCTCATGAGGATATCGAGGAAGAAGTTTTAAAGTTCTACAGTGCTCTTTTGGGTTCTAGTGAGAGCAATCTGGCTGGTCTGAACATTCCTGCCATTAGGAATGGCAATACTCTAAATCAATTTCAAAGAGATATGCTCATTGGCCCTGTTTCGAATGCTGAGATTGATACAACTATAAAAGGTATGGATgtgaataaaactccaggaaTTGATGGCTATGGTGTGGGTTTTTTCAAAGATGCTTGGAGCATAGTTGGTAGTGATGTGAGAGAAGCTATCCTAGACTTTTTCCTTCGTAATAGGCTTCATAAAGGTTTCAATAGTTCTGTGGTGGCTCTTATTCCCAAGCATAAGGAAGCTAAGATGATAAAAGATTTTTAGGCCTATTTCTTGTTGTTCTACTGTTTACAAGATTATTTCTAAAGTGTTAACTAATAGATTTGAGCAAAGTTATTGACCCTTTAGTGGGAAAGAATCACGCTGCCTTGTTCCCGGGCAGCAACTTCATGATCATGTTCTGCTGGCTTTTGAGCTTCTTAGGGGCTATGAGAGGAAACATGGTACTCCTAAATGTATGTTGCAGATTGATATTCAAAAGGCGTATGATACGGTGCATTGGGATGCTTTGGAGCATATATTGAGAGAACTTGGTTTTCCTGATCAGTTTATCAAGTGGATCATGATCACAGTCAGATCTGTCACCTATGTCTTTAATATCAATGGCAGGTTCACTAGAAGATTAGAGGCTAGGAGAGGAATTAGACAAGGGGATCCTATCTCCCCCTTGCTGTTCATCCTGGTTATGGAGTATCTCAACAGAATTCTAAGCCAACTGGATAAAATTCCTAACTTTAATTATCATTCTAAATGTGAGAAGATGAAGATAACTAATTTGTGTTTTGCGGATGACCTTCTCCTTTTTTCCAGGGGTGATATCGGTTCAGTGCAGATTATGCTTGACAAGTTCAACACTTTCCTCCATTCTATGGGCCTTCATGTGAATCCTTCAAAGTGCAACATATACTGCGGATCTGTTGATATTAATGTCAAAGAGCAATTATTGTTGATTTCTGGTtttaaagaaggaaaaatgcCCTTTAGGTATCTTGGTATTCCTTTATCCAGCAAGAAACTCAACATAAAGCATTATCAAGTTCTTATAGATAAAATTGTTGGTCGGATTACTCATTGGAGTGCTGGTCTTCTCTCTTATGCTGGTAGAGTGCAACTTATTCAAAGTGTCATCTTTGCTATAATCAATTTTTGGATGCAATGTCTGCCCCTGCCAAAATTTGTGATCATGAGAATAAATGCTATTTGTAGGAGTTTTCTGTGGATAGGTAATAGCAACATTTCTAGGAAGTCTCCAATTGCTTGGGAAAAAGTCTGCAGTCCGAAGATTAATGGTGGTTTGAACATCATCAACTTAGCTATATGGAATAAAATCAGTATCCTGAAATTACTTTGGAATGTCTGTAATAAATCTGATAATCTTTGGATTAAATGGTTGCACACGTACTATATTCGAGGTCAATCAATTTGGAGCATGGTTTTGAAGAAGAGTCACTCTTGGATTATGAGCAGCATGATGAAGTTGAGGCCCCTGTTGCTGCAATACCAGTCCAGAATGCAGgatgtttttaaaatgaaaaaaatttatttggctCTGTTTGAGGAAAGTGAGAAAATGAGTTGGAGGACTCTAATGTGCAACAATCTGGCCAGACCGCGGGCTCTTTTTTGTTTGTGGCAGGCGTGTCACTTCAGGCTTGCTAGCAAAGATCGCCTGATAAAATTTGGTTTGAATGTTGATGCTAACTGTGCTTTTTGTTCCTCTATGGAATCCCATGAACATCTCTTTTTTGGTTGTATTGAGTTGAAGACTATTTGGACTGCGGTTCTTAATTGGTTGCAGATAATTCATATGCCAAGTACTTGGTCAGAAGAATTGAATTGGATTACTAGGAAGTGTAAAGGAAAGGGATGGCGTGCTATGTTACTCAAATGTGCTTTTACTGAAACAATATATCATATTTGGGCTTATAGAAACCATAGGNNNNNNNNNNNNNNNNNNNNNNNNNNNNNNNNNNNNNNNNNNNNNNNNNNNNNNNNNNNNNNNNNNNNNNNNNNNNNNNNNNNNNNNNNNNNNNNNNNNNNNNNNNNNNNNNNNNNNNNNNNNNNNNNNNNNNNNNNNNNNNNNNNNNNNNNNNNNNNNNNNNNNNNNNNNNNNNNNNNNNNNNNNNNNNNNNNNNNNNNNNNNNNNNNNNNNNNNNNNNNNNNNNNNNNNNNNNNNNNNNNNNNNNNNNNNNNNNNNNNNNNNNNNNNNNNNNNNNNNNNNNNNNNNNNNNNNNNNNNNNNNNNNNNNNNNNNNNNNNNNNNNNNNNNNNNNNNNNNNNNNNNNNNNNNNNNNNNNNNNNNNNNNNNNNNNNNNNNNNNNNNNNNNNNNNNNNNNNNNNNNNNNNNNNNNNNNNNNNNNNNNNNNNNNNNNNNNNNNNNNNNNNNNNNNNNNNNNNNNNNNNNNNNNNNNNNNNNNNNNNNNNNNNNNNNNNNNNNNNNNNNNNNNNNNNNNNNNNNNNNNNNNNNNNNNNNNNNNNNNNNNNNNNNNNNNNNNNNNNNNNNNNNTTTTGGTGGAATGTAAATAACAGGAAAGTTGAGGATTCGATTATCAATACAATAATCTATAGAGTGTGGGATAGAAAGAGGTATAGGAGGTATATTGCTGAGTTGATGACATAGGTTCTTTTTGGGGTTTTGGTTTAGCTTAGAACCAATTTCTtggtctttttgttttcttggctTGTTGGGGCTGGATTGGTTGCGATCGCCTTGTGTTTATcgtttttttgaattaattcatctcttgattcaaaaaaaaatgtacttaaAAGAAACTAAATTACAACAATTTtgactaataaaattaatgatttcaatgttaatataatactttttatttagaTAGAAATAAAGTAATGTGTTAACATgagaaaacataaacaaaattaagacatagataaaaataataacttaaaaaagaaaaaaaattatgattgatttaatttaataatttaacaaattatGTGAGAGGTAAATATTAAtgtgtttaatatttaatattaaattatttataataataaatttaattatatggttaaattaggttaaaaaatagaatctattatctaatttatatatgattaaattttaattgagtttgattgaattgaattatAAGTTAACTGCTACCCTAAACCGTGAACATTACTGGTACTGTTTGGGAGAGAGTTAGACGGTGCATGATGGAAATTGTCTCTAACATGTAGAAGAAACATTTCTGTGACAATGTTAGATCACCTAAAGTTAACAGAGTTACTAGACAACTAACGGTAGctactaaaacataaaaatatttacacgtACAAGAACTGAAAcattaaatgtataaatatagggactaaaagccCCAAAGTGTTAGCAAATGTAGGATTCAAATAAGTAGTTTAATCTAATTTAGACTAAAGAAACGTACAAAAAAGTTTATCTGTTActacatctaaattattttaaaaaatatgaattttatcttttctatgATGCTTAAATACAcatgataaaaatagaaaaataagtgatgtattggtaattaaactaattttatattcatttcaTCATAAATTGTTTCATctgattttaaatattaaaaaaaatcttttatttaattaaggttttaatctaataattttttttaattttttatattaagttccaacaaaagataagttgagaaaaaatataatagtttttttattgaatttgggataattaaatatgattaattaaattttttaattagtgtaaatattttttgtatattccttttggtctcaaatataaaaaaaaatattctatacttattaaaaaaaattatttatctttattaaaGGTGagtcacaattaaaaaaatgacatttttttaaattattattcattgaaatttgatatcaaacataaatttttttatctcattaaataaaatatattttagagataattttattaaataagacaaaaataattaaaatttacttatatttaatataaaaaaatgattactttattcaagataaaaaaaaatttaatactagAGAAGTAGTTGacaatgtaaaattttttaccCTGTATAATCCTTCaactaaaaaacaataatattattaaaaatgaaaatatttataatatactaatataaaaaatttaaacatttaataaatatttacaccccttaaatgaaataataaatgccAGTACTTACTCCAATACGAACAGTTGTCTACTAGTCTACCAACCTTTCGAAGAAAATGGCAACAATCCGGCATGTCAAGTTTCTTACATCACTCGCTAAACCACAACATAGAGGGGTAAAATGGTAACATCACGTAATCCGTCCGTTACAGAGTGAAGAAAATGTCATATTCGTAAATAACTCTAAAAAATAGGCACAGTTATCCACATTCCACCTCTGTGCAATATATCCCACTCTCACACTCTTTTCAGATCCCTTCAAaccttcatcttcttcctccttcccttcttttttctattttttttatttttcctctggCGCTTTTAACACATTGCTACTAAACAAACCCCAACTcgaagaaaagaagaacaatCTGTTCCATCACAAGCTTTTTCTCCTGCCCCAAACGGTAATTATTAATTTCTCTCTActtgttgagaaaaaaaaaaaaagagctaaACATTAATAAATACCCAACACTGcatgttcttattttttctcaagATCGACCCTCGTTCATGCGATCATgtctgtttttcatttttatttttcttttccatttccatgctttctctctttatattttatttgtctgtttatttataatttttgcaGCGTCTTAGAAACTTTTGATTTCGTGCaggtttcaatttttgttttctgggGAGATCTGGTTGATCCGATCCACTTGGGGTTGGTAACCGCGTAACGACGCCGTTTTGTGTTTAGGTTTTTGGACTCGTTTTCTGAAACCTCGTACAAAACATCCTCGGAATCGTTTGATGTTACAAATGGAGACGCTCGTGGTTGTGGCGCAGCATAGGAACCAATGTTACACCAGGTCGAAATCCCAACGCCACGCTGAGTTTGGTTCCTCTTCACCCTCCAATGACTTTAGGGGCATAAATTGCAGAACTTTTCAAACGGGGTGTGGTATTCTACCAACCCCACTCAAACGCCCCAAAACGCCGTTAACTCCTTCAAACCCTAACAAAACCCGTTGCAAAACCACTCCCAGTAGTGCCCCGGTTCCCATCAATcgcaagaaggagaagaagggtTTCAATGTTGTTCCTGATGGGGGTATTTTGCTCTCTGAACTTTGGGCCGGGCCCACTTACTCGAATTCACCACCGCCTAGTTCGTTGCCTATTCCGAAATTTTCAGTGAGGCCTAAGAGGAGTGTGTCACTTGATTTCCCTGGTTCTTGCCCTGAAGTAGAGATGCAGTTACGTGCTAACTCTGCGCCTTCCTCCCCTCGTTGGGAGCATTCCCCTTTTGCCAGAGATGATGGTCTCTTTGTTTCGGCGACGAACACACTGCGTCGCATCCTTAATCTTAATTTGGATGATGAATGAGACAGGAGGAGCAAGAGGCTCCTGTACATAAAAAAAAGTGCTTTTGGTTTATGAAATTTGGGTTAGTGTTAGATTAGGTGTGTATAGAATGACCAAATAAAAGCATGTAGTTTTAGTTTGTGTAGCTTTCAGTATGGTGGTGGTACCCTTGACAATGGTGATTGATGATCATGGTTGGAGATCATGGAAATGTTAGGCTCTTTTGGGAGCAGGGTTTGTTTTGTGACATGGATGAATGGGGTTGGGAAGCTGAATGGTTTGGTAACGGGTTGGAGTGGCACAGAATAGACTTGGATGATAGTGAAGAAAgttgttaattatatattattcaagATGAATACAGAGTTCATGATCTGTAGTAGTTCATAGTACCTTCTCCTCACAGAAGAATGATTATACCTTCTTTTTAGTCTAGTAAC is a genomic window containing:
- the LOC102659741 gene encoding uncharacterized protein; protein product: MLQMETLVVVAQHRNQCYTRSKSQRHAEFGSSSPSNDFRGINCRTFQTGCGILPTPLKRPKTPLTPSNPNKTRCKTTPSSAPVPINRKKEKKGFNVVPDGGILLSELWAGPTYSNSPPPSSLPIPKFSVRPKRSVSLDFPGSCPEVEMQLRANSAPSSPRWEHSPFARDDGLFVSATNTLRRILNLNLDDE
- the LOC102664242 gene encoding uncharacterized protein; the encoded protein is MRDALNHCEKNYTIVRDKESKTQVLVNFLVKVDWNTKGRGRGRGRPAKIPVPPSTTTQKSPPKLNPEPSNASHEVTVEDYVSSEDDESEETPIPSANLPNCNVPEKPKEETNGNKVPRKLWTDVISGNRKPENGMALEFFASKIVEGKPIAEIEPEDIIGELKYWESALIMYVIGRDLSMNSVKQFMEKNWSFVKLPDLFYNDEGYFIMRFQSSQDKDEILSKGPYTIMNMTMLLRDWSPEFNLKRDMLRTIPIWIKLPQLPLYLWGAKTMGKIGSILGKPIVTDECKAQRLRISYARMLVEIDITQEMPKEVTIADNEGHELIQAVEYEWKPKYCGKCKKFGHVCEKPKVRKEKVWVPKPTLKSNEQEERGPSNKETQMINTTNTEDLVSEWTTVQKAGKKTVTDTGTMQKAGKKIITDTGTSELNCSNGFGLLGVVNDSLVVQEKVP